The proteins below are encoded in one region of Sphingobacterium sp. R2:
- a CDS encoding peptidase domain-containing ABC transporter: protein MKNFPIDRQLDMMDCGPACLKMVAKYYGKYYSLQYLRDLCGSTKEGVSLAGISHGAESIGIRTIAAHCSISDLLFKVPFPIIIHWDNSHFVVLYNTKYKNNGKSKFYIADPAKGRVSYSQDEFENKWIKHNENLNSGIALLMEPQADFKQRQVAEKAERGRNLENLMGYFLPYKRSFIYLGIVMLLITAMQALLPFIAKAVIDVGIQTKDISFINIVLIANLALIISITLSSAVRDWILQHLSSRINIALISDYLIKLMKLPVSFFENKMLGDILQRANDHERIRTFIMNNSLNLVFSTLTFLIFSIVLLIYNAAIFYIFVGGSILYIFWVMIFLRLRRKLDWDYFELTAKNQSYWVETIGGIQDIKINNYEQAKRWKWESIQARLFKVNLRMLSINNIQNLGASFIDNVKNLFITFFCAKAVISGDITFGVMISTQFIIGMLNGPVQQFIIFMVSFQFAQISFLRLNEIQTLKEEDDDTGNNDLELALGRDIIVKNVSFQYTQISPVILRNINLIIPEGKVTAVVGDSGSGKSTLLKLLLRLYKPSYGDILIGGMNINNIGMRQWRDKCGVVMQDGKIFNDTILNNIILDDEKLDIERLRKAVTTANIGHEIEQLPLGYQTKMGENGRGLSGGQKQRVLIARALYKDPDILFFDEATNALDTINEQKITAALDDIFHGKTVIVVAHRLSTIRKADQIIVMKDGQVIESGNHQSLMERRGRYFQLVDSQTEVRIMAN, encoded by the coding sequence ATGAAAAATTTTCCGATAGATAGACAGCTTGATATGATGGATTGCGGGCCAGCATGTTTGAAAATGGTCGCCAAATATTATGGTAAATACTATTCTCTACAATATTTAAGAGATCTTTGTGGAAGTACAAAAGAAGGGGTATCGTTAGCAGGAATTTCACACGGAGCTGAGTCCATAGGCATACGTACTATTGCTGCCCATTGTAGCATTTCTGATTTATTGTTTAAAGTTCCTTTTCCGATAATCATTCATTGGGACAATAGCCACTTTGTTGTACTTTACAATACAAAATATAAAAATAATGGTAAATCTAAATTTTATATAGCAGATCCTGCAAAAGGAAGAGTTAGTTATAGCCAAGATGAATTTGAAAACAAATGGATTAAACATAACGAAAATTTAAATTCGGGCATAGCATTACTGATGGAACCACAGGCTGATTTTAAACAGCGGCAGGTAGCAGAAAAAGCGGAACGGGGGAGGAACTTGGAGAATCTCATGGGATATTTTTTACCCTATAAGCGTAGTTTTATTTATTTGGGGATTGTCATGCTTCTGATTACAGCGATGCAGGCACTGTTACCGTTTATTGCGAAAGCCGTAATCGATGTGGGGATACAAACGAAAGATATTAGTTTTATTAATATTGTTTTAATTGCCAATTTGGCACTTATAATTAGTATTACTCTTAGCTCTGCTGTTAGGGATTGGATTTTGCAGCATTTATCTTCAAGAATCAATATTGCTTTGATATCAGATTACCTGATCAAGTTGATGAAACTTCCTGTTTCATTCTTTGAAAACAAAATGTTAGGAGATATTCTGCAAAGGGCAAATGATCATGAACGTATTAGAACGTTCATTATGAATAATTCACTAAATCTTGTATTTTCCACATTGACATTTCTCATTTTTAGTATTGTTCTACTTATTTACAACGCGGCTATATTTTACATTTTTGTTGGCGGAAGTATATTATATATATTTTGGGTCATGATATTTCTGAGATTGCGGAGAAAGCTAGATTGGGACTATTTCGAATTGACAGCTAAGAATCAAAGTTATTGGGTTGAAACTATCGGTGGTATTCAGGATATAAAAATCAATAATTATGAGCAGGCTAAACGTTGGAAGTGGGAAAGCATACAGGCTAGACTTTTTAAGGTAAACTTGCGAATGTTGAGTATAAATAATATTCAGAATCTTGGAGCAAGTTTTATCGATAATGTTAAAAATCTATTCATAACATTCTTCTGTGCTAAAGCAGTTATCTCAGGTGACATTACTTTTGGCGTAATGATTTCAACCCAATTTATTATCGGCATGTTAAACGGTCCCGTTCAGCAGTTCATTATATTTATGGTTTCTTTTCAATTCGCTCAAATTAGTTTTTTAAGATTAAACGAAATACAAACCTTGAAAGAAGAAGATGATGATACTGGAAATAATGATCTTGAATTGGCTCTCGGACGTGATATAATTGTTAAAAATGTTTCTTTTCAGTACACTCAGATCTCTCCTGTAATACTCCGGAACATAAATCTTATCATTCCAGAAGGTAAGGTTACAGCGGTTGTGGGGGATAGTGGTTCCGGTAAATCGACATTACTGAAATTACTTTTAAGACTATACAAGCCAAGTTATGGCGATATCCTAATTGGTGGGATGAATATCAATAATATAGGTATGAGACAGTGGCGTGACAAATGCGGAGTCGTGATGCAAGATGGTAAAATTTTTAATGATACAATTCTTAACAATATTATTTTGGATGACGAAAAATTGGATATTGAACGTTTACGCAAAGCAGTTACTACGGCCAATATCGGCCATGAGATCGAACAGCTGCCATTGGGTTATCAAACTAAGATGGGCGAGAATGGTAGAGGATTGAGCGGCGGGCAAAAACAACGTGTACTCATTGCTCGGGCTCTTTACAAAGATCCTGATATCTTGTTTTTTGATGAGGCGACAAATGCATTAGATACTATAAATGAACAAAAAATTACCGCTGCGCTTGACGATATATTTCATGGCAAGACAGTAATAGTAGTGGCTCATCGGTTAAGTACAATTCGTAAGGCGGATCAGATTATTGTAATGAAAGATGGACAAGTAATTGAATCTGGCAATCATCAAAGTTTGATGGAAAGAAGAGGGCGATATTTTCAATTAGTTGACAGTCAGACCGAGGTTAGAATAATGGCAAATTAG
- the tnpB gene encoding IS66 family insertion sequence element accessory protein TnpB (TnpB, as the term is used for proteins encoded by IS66 family insertion elements, is considered an accessory protein, since TnpC, encoded by a neighboring gene, is a DDE family transposase.) — protein sequence MFALGSSHRFYLYDGFCDMRKSFDGLCGLISSGMQRQATSGEVFVFLNRSRTHMKLLHWEKGGFVLYYKRLESGTFMPPNVKNGELSWSDLVLMIEGIQVVKSIQKRRFYLP from the coding sequence ATGTTTGCGCTTGGTTCATCGCACCGTTTTTACCTTTATGACGGCTTTTGCGACATGCGAAAATCATTCGACGGGCTCTGCGGACTGATCAGTTCAGGGATGCAACGTCAGGCAACCAGCGGTGAGGTTTTCGTATTTTTGAACCGTAGCCGTACGCATATGAAGCTGCTGCACTGGGAAAAAGGAGGCTTTGTACTTTATTATAAGCGTCTGGAGAGCGGCACCTTCATGCCGCCGAACGTAAAAAATGGAGAATTGTCCTGGAGCGATCTGGTATTGATGATTGAGGGGATACAGGTGGTGAAAAGTATTCAAAAAAGACGATTCTATTTACCTTAA
- a CDS encoding HlyD family efflux transporter periplasmic adaptor subunit: MNIEEKEFVFPQRTEEVRDIIERMPNTFARNITLLVCCIVSLILFFGYIIKYPDIVGGEVTISTVQAPLQIVAAQSGRLRLNNIRSQDWITSDSILGWIDNPVAPKQIKYIRKHVDSIHLPLSKAHKIYQGLPKNLNLGDLTIPYSSFLSSLKQLADYQEHKLYDKQEHSLSKLLYEQSVALKTLKEKENLSNKNLKISDKFLERDSILLAKGVISKAEYEQSIASHLSAEDQLKSSMRNSGSVREEISNTESSIQQNRIVKSERELQLDLELLTAYNNLKDKINVWERQFLITSPIPGHAQFLKFWNDNQFVQAGEPIFSIVPKENTVLGKVYLPVQGAGKVAVGQRVIIKMADYPYMEYGFIEAKVHNIALVSTKINTVEGDIVESYLVILTFPNGLKTNYGTQLDFRFEAKGTAEIVTKDRRLIERFFDNLKYIGHSK, encoded by the coding sequence ATGAATATTGAAGAAAAGGAATTTGTATTTCCTCAACGAACCGAAGAGGTTAGGGATATCATTGAACGTATGCCCAACACCTTTGCTCGAAACATTACACTATTAGTTTGTTGTATTGTTTCCTTGATTCTTTTTTTCGGATACATTATTAAATATCCAGATATTGTTGGTGGAGAAGTCACAATTTCAACAGTTCAAGCTCCACTTCAAATTGTAGCTGCACAAAGTGGTAGGTTGCGGTTAAATAATATAAGGTCACAAGATTGGATCACTTCCGATAGTATTTTGGGATGGATTGATAATCCTGTCGCTCCAAAGCAAATTAAATATATCCGCAAGCATGTAGATTCTATTCATCTTCCCCTGTCAAAAGCTCATAAGATTTACCAAGGGCTTCCTAAGAACCTTAATTTGGGAGACCTCACAATTCCTTATTCATCGTTTTTATCAAGTTTGAAACAATTGGCTGATTATCAGGAACACAAATTGTACGACAAGCAAGAGCATTCCCTATCTAAACTGCTATACGAACAAAGTGTGGCTCTCAAAACATTAAAAGAAAAGGAAAATCTAAGCAATAAAAATCTAAAGATATCTGACAAATTCCTTGAACGGGATTCGATCCTTTTGGCTAAAGGGGTAATTAGTAAGGCAGAATATGAACAATCAATTGCAAGTCATCTAAGCGCAGAAGACCAATTAAAAAGTTCCATGCGCAATTCGGGATCAGTTAGAGAAGAAATCAGTAATACAGAAAGTTCAATCCAGCAAAATAGGATAGTTAAGAGCGAGAGGGAACTTCAACTCGATTTGGAACTTTTAACAGCATATAATAATTTGAAAGATAAGATTAATGTGTGGGAAAGGCAATTTCTTATTACATCGCCTATTCCTGGACACGCACAATTTTTAAAGTTTTGGAACGATAATCAGTTTGTTCAGGCTGGAGAGCCTATATTTTCTATTGTTCCAAAAGAGAATACTGTTTTAGGAAAGGTATATTTACCGGTGCAAGGCGCAGGAAAAGTCGCGGTAGGCCAAAGAGTTATTATAAAAATGGCAGATTATCCTTATATGGAATATGGCTTCATTGAAGCGAAAGTTCATAATATTGCTTTGGTTTCGACTAAAATAAACACAGTGGAAGGAGATATCGTTGAAAGCTACTTAGTAATCCTGACATTTCCTAATGGTCTAAAAACTAATTACGGTACACAATTAGACTTTCGATTTGAAGCTAAAGGTACAGCAGAAATTGTAACAAAAGATAGAAGGTTAATAGAGCGTTTCTTCGATAATCTTAAATATATAGGTCATTCAAAATAA
- a CDS encoding IS66 family transposase encodes METALENLSKEDLLKVISSRDHALSERDEKIDYLEAQLAVYKRMQFGQKRERFESDPNQTMLPFEAPCAEVEQQEQEIKEKIEYLRKRPNHKGRAKLPAHLPVEEIEIHPEGELSEMVCIGKEITEELECEPAKFYIKRYIRYKYAAKDKSDVSMAELPERVIDKGIPGAGLLAMILTHKYMDHLPLYRQKQIFARENIQIPSSTIEGWTKQALEKLAPLYEQLIFQTKTQGYLQVDETPIKVLDSDKKGAAHTGYYWVYHAPLDGIVLFDYSPTRGGAAAVPMLGNFKGYLQTDGYGVYEKYAKKKEVTHLACWAHARREFEKALENDRPRAEKALLMIQQLYAIERKAKQDNLSPEKIKELRLEGSLPIINDLGKWIFEEIKNTLPKSQIGKAMAYAYARWDALSAYLYDGNLLIDNNLVENTIRPVALGRKNYLFAGSHEAAQRAAMIYSFFAICKKHEVNPFQLLKHTLENIMSINHKNLKELFPQNFKKSTDM; translated from the coding sequence ATGGAAACAGCGCTGGAAAATCTCTCGAAAGAAGACCTTCTCAAGGTCATTTCCAGTCGTGACCACGCTCTTTCCGAGCGAGACGAAAAGATAGATTATCTGGAAGCGCAACTTGCCGTGTACAAACGTATGCAGTTCGGTCAGAAGCGCGAACGTTTTGAGTCTGATCCCAATCAGACGATGCTTCCATTTGAAGCTCCATGTGCAGAAGTAGAGCAGCAAGAGCAAGAAATCAAGGAAAAAATCGAATACTTACGTAAACGCCCTAACCATAAAGGACGTGCGAAATTGCCCGCGCATCTTCCTGTGGAAGAAATTGAGATCCACCCAGAAGGCGAGCTGTCTGAAATGGTGTGTATCGGCAAAGAAATCACCGAAGAGCTGGAGTGTGAACCGGCAAAGTTCTATATCAAACGTTATATCCGTTATAAATATGCGGCCAAAGATAAATCTGACGTATCCATGGCAGAACTTCCTGAGCGGGTAATCGATAAAGGCATCCCCGGGGCAGGCCTGCTGGCTATGATCCTAACACATAAGTATATGGATCACCTCCCATTATACCGCCAAAAGCAGATCTTCGCAAGGGAAAACATACAGATCCCCTCATCAACGATCGAAGGTTGGACAAAACAGGCACTCGAAAAACTAGCCCCCCTTTATGAGCAGCTTATCTTCCAGACTAAAACACAGGGATATTTACAGGTTGATGAGACACCGATAAAAGTACTGGACAGCGATAAAAAAGGAGCTGCCCATACCGGTTATTATTGGGTCTATCACGCTCCATTGGATGGTATCGTGCTATTTGATTATAGTCCCACCCGTGGTGGCGCTGCTGCCGTGCCCATGCTTGGAAACTTTAAAGGATATCTCCAGACGGATGGATATGGTGTTTATGAAAAGTATGCCAAAAAGAAAGAGGTGACACACCTGGCCTGCTGGGCACACGCGCGCCGCGAGTTCGAAAAAGCTTTGGAGAATGACAGACCCAGAGCAGAAAAAGCGCTGTTGATGATACAGCAGCTATATGCTATCGAGCGAAAAGCAAAACAGGATAATCTTTCCCCAGAAAAGATAAAGGAACTACGGCTGGAAGGATCCTTACCTATAATCAATGATCTGGGCAAGTGGATCTTTGAAGAGATAAAGAATACGCTCCCTAAAAGCCAGATCGGAAAAGCAATGGCCTATGCATACGCTAGATGGGATGCGCTATCAGCATACCTCTATGATGGAAATCTACTTATTGATAATAATCTTGTCGAGAATACTATTCGCCCTGTTGCCCTGGGACGAAAAAACTATCTCTTTGCAGGAAGCCATGAAGCAGCACAGCGGGCTGCAATGATCTACTCGTTCTTTGCTATCTGCAAAAAGCACGAGGTAAATCCGTTCCAGTTGTTAAAGCACACGCTGGAAAACATCATGTCTATAAACCACAAAAACTTAAAGGAACTTTTTCCACAGAACTTCAAAAAATCAACTGACATGTAG
- a CDS encoding glycosyltransferase produces MINICFVDYFGLKTNGINTYREILLMSLQNYSTIHLSVIFLKASDVKIIKKEKMGSIDYYFIEHDIASTLHSKYDLKIVEFLKKQFGNKKNLIFHFNWVNHGKFAQLVRKHINCRTVLTNHCVPWRNLISTNYYQFKKIEWFLFQKKSSKYLDNNIIKEVVAYNSFDKIIAVTNLAKRSLIYLCGIPENKIKVIYNGIPNIEEYITDKYKLRMKHGFREDEILILFAGAVTGRKGIQELIESVTGLMKNNTHIRLVIAGDGNFNEILPMVKSNWSAITFTGNLDRQTLREFYQMADIGVIPSYVEQCSFTALEMMAFKLPLIASEVDGLSEIIPESCALKIPLINGESSCYIDTKMLSNHIMAYIDSKQTRMDYSDRAFLHVSNYFSSKKMVCETRKIYESIYHDDYLSHREYECSKDDYPAALITVIIPCYNGRQYLKEAIESVLNQSYSNFELLIVNDGSTDDSLEVIKDFSDRRIKVINNKMNLGIVKALNIGISNAGGEYIARLDADDMMHKDRLRKQMQFLQKNKDIDIVGSYHYIVDENGCIISIKEYPISNTEIKFMLFFQNPFSHPSVMFRAHIIKEFPYSSEYKHIEDYILWCNILKTYKGANIPECLTYYRVHQKNVSKEFQNSQRENVGILLLTMLEKLRISPSPNELKIHLAIANNYGRMYFNDRQKIDLLSKWIDKVVGIANQTLNYSISVEKNIKKYLFDTFLR; encoded by the coding sequence ATGATAAATATCTGTTTTGTTGATTACTTTGGACTTAAAACGAATGGTATAAACACATATCGAGAAATTTTGTTAATGAGTCTCCAGAATTATAGTACTATCCATCTATCGGTAATTTTTCTTAAAGCCAGTGATGTTAAAATTATTAAGAAAGAAAAAATGGGATCTATAGATTATTATTTTATAGAACATGATATTGCCTCAACTTTACATTCTAAGTACGATCTAAAAATAGTAGAATTTCTCAAAAAACAATTTGGAAACAAAAAGAACCTTATTTTTCATTTTAATTGGGTAAATCATGGAAAATTTGCTCAACTGGTCAGAAAGCATATAAATTGCCGAACCGTTTTAACTAACCATTGTGTTCCATGGAGAAATTTAATTTCAACAAATTATTATCAATTTAAAAAAATCGAATGGTTTCTATTTCAAAAAAAATCATCCAAATACTTGGACAACAATATAATTAAAGAAGTAGTAGCCTACAATTCTTTCGATAAAATTATTGCAGTTACCAACCTAGCAAAAAGATCCTTAATTTACCTTTGTGGAATTCCTGAGAATAAAATTAAAGTAATTTATAATGGCATTCCTAATATTGAAGAATATATTACAGATAAATATAAATTGAGAATGAAGCATGGCTTTAGAGAAGACGAAATACTCATTTTATTTGCCGGAGCTGTTACTGGCAGAAAGGGAATACAGGAACTAATTGAATCGGTCACGGGCTTAATGAAAAATAATACTCATATAAGGTTAGTAATTGCTGGTGACGGAAATTTCAATGAGATTCTCCCAATGGTTAAAAGTAACTGGTCCGCTATTACTTTTACCGGAAATTTGGATAGACAAACTTTACGAGAGTTTTACCAGATGGCAGATATAGGAGTAATACCATCTTATGTTGAACAATGTAGTTTTACAGCCTTGGAAATGATGGCTTTCAAATTACCTCTGATTGCTTCCGAAGTTGACGGGTTATCTGAAATTATTCCAGAATCATGCGCTTTGAAGATACCATTAATTAATGGTGAGAGTTCATGTTATATAGATACAAAAATGTTATCCAACCATATTATGGCTTATATTGATAGCAAACAAACGAGAATGGATTATTCAGATCGAGCGTTTTTGCATGTATCAAACTACTTCTCTTCAAAAAAGATGGTTTGCGAAACAAGGAAAATATACGAATCGATATATCATGACGACTATTTATCACATAGAGAATATGAGTGTTCGAAAGATGATTATCCGGCCGCATTAATTACAGTAATTATTCCTTGTTATAACGGAAGACAATATCTTAAAGAAGCAATAGAAAGTGTGCTTAACCAATCTTATAGTAATTTTGAATTATTAATAGTTAACGATGGGTCCACAGATGATAGCTTAGAAGTAATTAAAGATTTCTCAGATAGGAGAATTAAGGTGATAAACAATAAGATGAATCTTGGTATTGTTAAAGCACTTAATATAGGTATAAGCAATGCAGGAGGAGAGTACATTGCTAGGCTGGATGCGGACGATATGATGCACAAAGATAGACTTCGTAAGCAAATGCAATTTCTTCAAAAAAATAAGGATATTGATATTGTGGGTAGTTATCATTACATCGTTGATGAAAATGGATGTATAATTAGCATTAAGGAATATCCAATTTCAAACACAGAGATTAAATTTATGCTTTTTTTTCAAAATCCATTTTCACATCCGTCTGTGATGTTTAGAGCTCATATTATAAAAGAATTTCCTTATTCAAGTGAATATAAACATATCGAGGATTATATTTTGTGGTGTAACATTCTAAAAACTTACAAAGGAGCGAATATTCCAGAATGCCTAACTTATTATCGAGTCCATCAAAAAAATGTATCTAAAGAATTTCAAAATAGTCAAAGAGAGAATGTCGGAATATTATTGTTAACTATGTTAGAGAAACTAAGAATTAGTCCATCCCCAAATGAATTGAAAATACATCTTGCTATTGCTAATAATTATGGAAGGATGTATTTTAATGATAGGCAAAAAATAGATTTGCTTTCTAAATGGATAGATAAAGTCGTTGGGATCGCCAATCAAACATTAAATTATTCGATCTCTGTTGAAAAAAATATAAAAAAGTATCTCTTCGATACATTCCTCAGGTAA
- a CDS encoding IS66 family insertion sequence element accessory protein TnpB, with translation MNNLEEKRERMLSMIAEWHRSGKSKKAYCAENGINEATFYYWFSRSKENDTAGLGSFITIDKARGKSDVEIIYPNGVRIKIENDVALVSQLIRLY, from the coding sequence ATGAACAATTTAGAAGAAAAGCGCGAGCGTATGCTGTCTATGATAGCAGAGTGGCATCGGAGCGGAAAAAGTAAGAAAGCTTACTGCGCGGAAAATGGGATCAACGAAGCGACCTTTTATTATTGGTTTTCGCGCAGTAAAGAAAATGACACAGCAGGCCTCGGAAGCTTTATAACAATTGATAAGGCGCGGGGAAAGAGCGATGTTGAGATTATTTATCCCAATGGTGTGCGTATCAAAATCGAAAACGATGTTGCCCTTGTGTCACAGCTGATCCGTCTATACTGA
- a CDS encoding DUF4391 domain-containing protein, whose product MVDLFNLPISTAYGKIIPKNSFDRFISNKQKQWFTELISKISWTHKLAPSTINLSGKYFMEIQIIHIELKQEKRISELLAVINKSVPYGVIFVVQYGDRFYLSASAKHPHPTRIDSSVLDWEFFSEWFLAEDSNFQLNLKESLDAVFFDFCKQLSPFVSKEVNSMTELVERSLKLFKIRKKINILRSAISSCEQFNKKVELNLQLKRLEDEMTAMVF is encoded by the coding sequence ATGGTCGATCTTTTTAATTTACCGATCAGTACAGCCTACGGGAAAATTATCCCAAAGAATTCTTTTGACCGCTTTATATCGAATAAGCAAAAACAGTGGTTTACAGAGTTGATCAGTAAAATTTCCTGGACACATAAATTGGCGCCTTCAACAATAAACCTGTCCGGTAAGTATTTCATGGAAATACAGATCATACATATTGAACTAAAACAGGAGAAGCGAATATCAGAATTGCTCGCTGTTATCAACAAAAGTGTTCCTTACGGCGTGATATTTGTCGTGCAATATGGTGACCGATTTTATTTATCCGCCTCAGCCAAACATCCACACCCTACTCGTATTGATTCTTCTGTCTTGGATTGGGAATTCTTTTCAGAATGGTTCTTGGCAGAAGATAGCAACTTCCAGTTGAATTTGAAAGAAAGCCTAGATGCTGTTTTCTTTGATTTTTGTAAGCAGCTATCTCCTTTTGTATCGAAAGAAGTGAATTCTATGACTGAACTTGTCGAAAGGAGTTTGAAACTCTTTAAAATTCGGAAAAAAATTAACATACTACGATCGGCTATATCTTCCTGCGAGCAGTTTAATAAAAAAGTCGAGTTGAATTTACAGCTTAAGAGGTTGGAAGATGAGATGACTGCGATGGTATTTTAA